The proteins below come from a single Azospirillum thiophilum genomic window:
- a CDS encoding TrmH family RNA methyltransferase gives MTRPPLLIESPQNPQFKLWESALESRGLKKNGKFLLAGLKTVPEALRHHPERFERLLFADPALVAGWRLPPGVEPVQLAPALFRALDISGTGFPLLVGSVPKMPAIDLSAPPQGLELLCALGDPSNLGALLRSAAAFGVSRIVLLEGAAHPFHPKCLRAASNAQFTLTLLRGPRWAAVNDAAGPLYALDGGGEDLTRFDWPADMRLILGEEGQGVPTDCPAGRLSVPTTGAVESLNATVAVSVALFARFAATKG, from the coding sequence ATGACCCGCCCGCCCCTGTTGATCGAAAGCCCGCAGAATCCGCAGTTCAAGCTGTGGGAATCGGCGCTGGAAAGCCGCGGGCTGAAGAAGAACGGCAAGTTCCTGCTCGCCGGGCTGAAGACCGTGCCGGAGGCTTTGCGCCATCATCCGGAGCGGTTCGAACGGCTGCTGTTCGCCGACCCCGCCCTGGTCGCCGGCTGGCGCCTGCCGCCAGGGGTGGAGCCGGTGCAACTCGCCCCCGCCCTGTTCCGGGCGCTCGACATATCGGGCACCGGTTTTCCGCTGCTGGTCGGCAGCGTGCCGAAGATGCCGGCCATCGACCTGAGCGCACCGCCGCAAGGCCTAGAGTTGCTGTGCGCGTTGGGCGATCCCAGCAACCTCGGCGCCCTGCTGCGCAGCGCCGCGGCCTTCGGTGTGTCGCGGATCGTTCTGCTGGAGGGAGCGGCCCATCCCTTCCATCCCAAATGCTTGCGCGCGGCGTCCAACGCGCAATTCACGCTGACGTTGCTGCGCGGTCCGCGCTGGGCTGCGGTGAACGACGCGGCCGGGCCGCTCTATGCCCTCGACGGCGGGGGCGAGGATCTGACACGGTTCGACTGGCCGGCCGACATGAGGCTGATCCTGGGCGAGGAAGGCCAGGGCGTGCCGACCGACTGCCCGGCGGGACGGCTGTCGGTGCCGACGACCGGGGCGGTGGAATCGCTGAACGCCACGGTGGCGGTCAGCGTGGCCTTGTTCGCACGGTTTGCGGCGACGAAGGGATAG
- a CDS encoding HWE histidine kinase domain-containing protein yields the protein MSGSVPKGSVDLTDCDREPIHQLGLIQPTGFLIAVSADWIVLHVSANIASWLGVEPEDLLGTPLARVIGGEALHTIRGRLQVAHINGSVERAFGVRLTDTVPVCDVAVHLSGSVIVIEAEPSEGEGPQDSGSLLRSMIARVQNTRGFDAFCRETARQMRALTGFDRVMVYRFAEDGSGEVIAESAVHGIGSFLGQRYPASDIPQQARRLYERNWLRCIADVNAQPVPVVPAFDPTGQPLDLTLSLLRSVSLVHVEYLRNMGVGASLSVSILRHGKLWGLFACHHRRARSLSFERRTTAELFGQMVSLLLEGREREQESQHEAQARRAHVRIMSMLADSESPLESLITFAGELRGLIQCDGFACCIDGELHLEGETPTREETLGVMRFLHRAPPSMVYASDHLGAVHLPARDFTERACGLLAIPVSRTPRDYLVFFRKELVRTVTWGGDPSKPAQYGPNGPRLTPRKSFDAWKETVIGRSRPWSDVDLRTAESLRVTLLEVVLRLADVAGRARRQASERQELLIAELNHRVRNILSLVRALVRQSESGAETVQQFAAIVAGRIEALARAHDQITADNWGPASLRALIVAETGAYLSAKAERVRLSGPEVLLAPQAFSVFALVVHELTTNSAKYGALSDGGGWVEAHWSIDEGGRLHIDWQENGGPPVRAPSRTGFGTTVIERSLPHDIGGQAEVTYVLSGLRARFMIPAVYVTVASAVPSAGRVDQPVPSVDFSIGGPVLLLEDNMIIAMATEDVLMSFGASRVNTAAGVRHALSLIDDDPPVVGVLDVNLGNETSVAVADRLRELGIPFIFATGYGESATMPERFTAVPVLKKPYGSEQVVQVLASVMG from the coding sequence ATGAGCGGTTCGGTACCCAAGGGGTCCGTCGACCTCACCGATTGCGACCGCGAGCCCATCCATCAACTGGGCCTGATCCAACCGACGGGATTTCTGATCGCCGTTTCGGCCGATTGGATCGTCCTGCATGTCTCCGCCAACATCGCCAGCTGGCTGGGAGTGGAGCCCGAGGATCTGCTCGGCACGCCCTTGGCCCGCGTAATCGGTGGGGAGGCGCTGCATACCATCCGGGGCCGGCTCCAGGTCGCCCATATCAACGGCAGCGTCGAACGGGCCTTCGGCGTCCGGCTGACGGATACGGTCCCGGTCTGCGACGTCGCCGTCCATCTATCCGGTTCCGTCATCGTGATCGAGGCGGAACCGAGCGAGGGCGAGGGGCCGCAGGATTCCGGGTCGCTGCTGCGCTCGATGATCGCGCGGGTTCAGAACACCCGCGGTTTCGACGCTTTCTGCCGTGAGACGGCCCGGCAGATGCGGGCGCTGACCGGCTTCGACCGGGTGATGGTCTACCGTTTCGCCGAAGACGGGTCGGGCGAGGTGATCGCGGAATCGGCGGTGCATGGCATCGGCAGCTTCCTCGGCCAGCGCTATCCCGCCTCCGACATTCCCCAGCAGGCCCGGCGCCTGTACGAGCGCAACTGGCTGCGCTGCATCGCCGACGTCAACGCCCAGCCGGTGCCGGTGGTGCCGGCCTTCGATCCGACCGGCCAGCCGCTCGACCTGACGCTCAGCCTGCTGCGCAGCGTGTCGCTGGTCCATGTCGAATATCTCCGCAACATGGGAGTCGGCGCCTCCCTGTCGGTCTCGATCCTGCGCCATGGCAAGCTGTGGGGCCTGTTCGCCTGCCACCATCGCCGCGCCCGTTCGCTGTCCTTCGAGCGGCGCACGACGGCCGAGCTGTTCGGCCAGATGGTTTCGCTGCTGCTGGAAGGGCGGGAGCGCGAGCAGGAAAGCCAGCACGAGGCACAGGCCCGCCGCGCCCATGTCCGCATCATGTCGATGCTTGCCGACAGCGAATCGCCGCTGGAAAGCCTGATCACCTTCGCCGGGGAACTGAGGGGGCTGATCCAATGCGACGGCTTCGCCTGTTGCATCGACGGCGAACTGCATCTGGAGGGTGAGACGCCGACGCGTGAGGAGACGCTGGGCGTCATGCGCTTCCTGCACCGGGCGCCGCCCAGCATGGTCTATGCCAGTGACCATCTGGGCGCTGTCCATCTGCCGGCCCGCGACTTCACCGAACGCGCCTGCGGCCTGCTGGCGATCCCGGTGTCGCGCACGCCGCGCGATTATCTGGTCTTCTTCCGCAAGGAACTGGTACGCACCGTCACCTGGGGCGGCGACCCGTCGAAGCCGGCGCAGTATGGTCCCAACGGCCCGCGCCTGACCCCGCGCAAGAGCTTCGATGCCTGGAAGGAGACGGTGATCGGCCGGTCCCGGCCCTGGAGCGACGTTGACCTGCGCACAGCTGAATCGTTGCGGGTGACGCTGCTGGAGGTGGTGCTGCGGCTGGCCGACGTCGCCGGCCGTGCCCGCCGCCAGGCCAGCGAGCGGCAGGAACTGCTGATCGCCGAACTGAACCACCGGGTCCGCAACATCCTCAGCCTCGTCCGTGCGCTGGTGCGCCAGAGCGAAAGCGGGGCCGAGACGGTGCAGCAGTTCGCCGCCATCGTTGCCGGTCGGATCGAGGCGCTGGCTCGTGCCCACGACCAGATCACCGCCGACAATTGGGGGCCGGCCTCGTTGCGTGCCCTGATCGTGGCGGAGACCGGCGCCTACCTGTCCGCCAAGGCCGAGCGGGTCCGGTTGTCCGGGCCGGAGGTGCTTCTCGCACCGCAGGCTTTCTCCGTCTTCGCGCTGGTGGTGCATGAACTGACGACCAACTCGGCCAAGTACGGTGCGCTCAGCGACGGCGGCGGCTGGGTCGAAGCGCACTGGTCGATCGACGAGGGCGGGCGTCTGCATATCGACTGGCAGGAAAATGGCGGCCCGCCGGTCCGGGCGCCGTCGCGCACCGGCTTCGGCACGACGGTGATCGAACGCTCCCTCCCCCACGACATCGGGGGGCAGGCGGAGGTGACCTACGTCCTGTCGGGTCTGCGGGCGCGTTTCATGATCCCGGCGGTCTACGTCACCGTTGCCTCGGCCGTGCCATCGGCCGGACGGGTCGACCAGCCCGTTCCGTCGGTGGATTTTTCCATCGGCGGGCCGGTGCTGTTGCTGGAAGACAACATGATCATCGCCATGGCGACGGAAGACGTGCTGATGAGTTTCGGTGCCAGCCGCGTCAACACCGCTGCCGGCGTCCGCCATGCCCTGTCGCTGATCGACGACGATCCGCCGGTGGTCGGCGTGCTGGACGTCAATCTGGGCAACGAGACGTCCGTTGCCGTCGCCGACCGGCTGCGGGAACTCGGCATCCCGTTCATCTTCGCCACCGGCTACGGCGAGTCTGCCACCATGCCGGAACGCTTTACCGCGGTGCCGGTGCTGAAGAAGCCCTATGGATCCGAACAGGTCGTGCAGGTGCTGGCGTCGGTGATGGGGTAG